The Mercurialis annua linkage group LG8, ddMerAnnu1.2, whole genome shotgun sequence genome window below encodes:
- the LOC126661606 gene encoding uncharacterized protein LOC126661606, translating to MMITGWENNLALKEKKNTWNKSDSPLVDFIISHKFPTKFKYPSNMESYYGIGCPKSHIHKFHAVMYVQTNLDHVLWKLYPTTLKGLAQECPVYGMHSLEEVVNRLAGRHAKGWRKYIERFNKEAMQIEDLSQEIAYTAMLNGTTNSNLGKESLAKSPKSFTALMIIAHTQIQTKEGSSSDRRNGEWMNERPSSERRYEQNSNDRFKGKRKKDEERPYTPLNTRRSNVLFWVKDNREKVRWPEKMNAATTNKSDNNKYCEFHRNNGHTTNECWHLKEEIEKLIERGAPFLSSLKGRLKISITKVREKGSVAKIPLGGRGVNR from the exons ATGATGATCACTGGATGGGAGAACAACCTAGCCCTAAAGGAGAAGAAGAACACTTGGAATAAAAG TGACTCACCCTTGGTAGATTTTATTATTTCTCATAAGTTTCCCACGAAGTTCAAATACCCATCGAACATGGAATCTTATTATGGTATAGGGTGCCCCAAGAGTCACATCCACAAATTTCATGCAGTGATGTACGTCCAGACTAACTTGGATCATGTGTTGTGGAAGTTGTACCCAACCACTTTGAAAGGCCTGGCTCAAGAATG CCCGGTTTATGGCATGCATTCCCTAGAGGAAGTTGTCAATAGACTTGCTGGCCGTCATGCAAAGGGATGGAGAAAATACATCGAGAGATTCAACAAGGAGGCGATGCAGATAGAAGATCTGAGCCAAGAAATTGCTTATACGGCGATGCTAAACGGAACCACAAACTCTAACCTTGGAAAAGAGTCACTGGCAAAGTCTCCAAAGTCGTTTACCGCACTGATGATCATTGCGCACACGCAAATCCAG ACAAAGGAAGGCTCCTCCTCGGATCGAAGGAATGGAGAATGGATGAATGAAAGACCATCCTCTGAAAGAAGATATGAACAAAATTCGAATGACAGGTTTAAGGGTAAACGGAAGAAAGACGAAGAGAGGCCTTACACTCCCCTGAACACGAGAAGAAGCAACGTGCTATTCTGGGTGAAAGACAACCGAGAGAAGGTCAGGTGGCCCGAAAAGATGAATGCGGCCACAACGAACAAAAGCGATAACAACAAGTACTGTGAGTTCCACAGAAATAACGGACACACTACAAATGAATGCTGGCACCTGAAAGAAGAAATAGAGAAGCTCATAGAGAGAGGCGCTCCCTTTCTCAGTTCATTAAAAGGGAGGCTAAAGATAAGCATAACGAAGGTGAGAGAAAAAGGGAGCGTAGCGAAGATACCCTTAGGAGGCCGAGGGGTGAACCGGTAG